A region of Esox lucius isolate fEsoLuc1 chromosome 3, fEsoLuc1.pri, whole genome shotgun sequence DNA encodes the following proteins:
- the LOC105030502 gene encoding activin receptor type-2B isoform X2 produces MEENPQVFFCCCEGNYCNERFTHLPDLVAIGNRVKIRLPPRGLSLVNVLVYSLLPLCVLSLGLVLALWMYRRRKPPYGHVDLGEDPAVTPPSPMVGLKPLQLLEVKARGRFGCVWKAQLLSEYVAVKIFPIQDKQSWQNERDIFMTPGMKHENLLRYIAAEKHGSNLEAELWLIMEFHERGSLTDYLKGSTVTWSELCHIAETMSRGLAYLHEDTAISKGEGPKPTIAHRDFKSKNVMLRDDLAAVIGDFGLAVRFEPGKPPGDTHGQVGTWRYMAPEVLEGAINFQRDSFLRIDMYGVGLVLWELVSRCTDGDGAVGEYMLPFEEEIGLHPSLEDLQEVVVHKKMRPVLKDAWLKHPGLSQVCETIEECWDHDAEARLSAGCVEERISQIARTTAGTTSDCPVSTVTSVADDDDDDLPPKESSN; encoded by the exons ATGGAAGAGAACCCCCAGGTGTTTTTCTGCTGCTGTGAGGGGAACTACTGCAATGAGCGGTTCACACACCTGCCAGACCTCGTTGCCATCGGCAACCGGG TAAAGATCCGCCTCCCTCCCAGAGGACTGTCCCTGGTGAATGTCCTGGTGTACAGcctgctccctctctgtgtcctgTCCCTGGGTCTGGTTCTGGCCCTGTGGATGTACCGACGCCGCAAGCCTCCCTATGGACACGTGGACCTCGGCGAG GACCCGGCGgtgacccctccctcccccatggTGGGGCTGAAGCCTCTGCAGTTACTGGAGGTGAAGGCCAGGGGGCGCTTCGGCTGTGTGTGGAAGGCCCAGCTGCTGAGTGAATACGTCGCTGTGAAGATCTTCCCGATTCAG gaTAAGCAGTCGTGGCAGAACGAGAGGGACATCTTCATGACTCCTGGTATGAAACATGAGAATCTCCTGCGCTACATCGCCGCGGAGAAACACGGCAGCAACCTGGAGGCGGAGCTCTGGCTGATCATGGAGTTCCACGAGCGG GGTTCCTTGACTGACTACCTTAAGGGAAGTACTGTGACCTGGTCAGAGTTGTGCCACATTGCTGAGACTATGTCCCGTGGTTTGGCTTACCTTCACGAAGACACAGCCATTTCTAAGGGCGAAGGTCCCAAACCCACTATTGCACACAG GGACTTTAAGAGCAAGAATGTGATGTTGAGGGATGATCTGGCCGCGGTGATCGGAGACTTTGGTCTGGCGGTCCGCTTTGAGCCTGGGAAACCACCGGGAGACACCCACggacag GTTGGTACGTGGCGTTACATGGCTCCGGAGGTCCTGGAGGGGGCGATAAACTTCCAGAGAGACTCGTTCCTGAGGATAGACATGTACGGCGTGGGCCTGGTACTGTGGGAGCTGGTTTCGCGATGCACCGATGGAGATG GTGCTGTGGGGGAGTACATGCTGCCGTTTGAGGAGGAGATCGGCCTGCACCCGTCCCTGGAAGACCTGCAGGAGGTGGTGGTCCACAAGAAGATGAGGCCCGTCTTGAAGGACGCCTGGCTCAAACACCCG ggctTGTCTCAGGTGTGTGAGACTATAGAGGAGTGTTGGGACCACGACGCAGAGGCTCGTCTCTCCGCCGGCTGTGTGGAAGAACGCATCTCCCAGATCGCCAGGACAACCGCCGGCACTACCTCAGACTGTCCGGTCTCCACAGTAACGTCGGTCGctgacgacgacgacgacgacctACCTCCCAAAGAATCCAGCAACTAA